The following nucleotide sequence is from Mucilaginibacter sp. cycad4.
GCAGCATGCTGATGGGTACGGATGCAATAGGCGCAGGAGGTATGCCATTCGTAACTATGGGTACTAACTTCTCGCTTACCATCAGTGCCGAATCAAGAGAAGAGGCAGATAAGCTGTATAGCGGTTTAGCAGAAGGCGGCAATGCTGTTTCGCCTATGCGTGACGAGTTTTGGGGCGATTATTTTGGCTGGCTTACCGATAGGTTTGGCATAAACTGGATGATTACACACAATCCAAACGCCACCAAATAATAACTTATTGATTTTTTAGGGGACGGATGAATCAATCGCCGTTCCCTAAGAAATCAAACATTGCTATTGTTCAACCAAAAGGTTTTATATACAAACCAAAACAGGCTTATGATAGTAGAAGTTTTTAAAACCAATGTAAA
It contains:
- a CDS encoding VOC family protein, encoding MLAINPYLNFNGNTEEAFNHYKSVFGGEFAMVMRFKDSPAAANTPEKDQNKLMHIALPLANGSMLMGTDAIGAGGMPFVTMGTNFSLTISAESREEADKLYSGLAEGGNAVSPMRDEFWGDYFGWLTDRFGINWMITHNPNATK